From Rhodamnia argentea isolate NSW1041297 chromosome 10, ASM2092103v1, whole genome shotgun sequence, a single genomic window includes:
- the LOC115745760 gene encoding uncharacterized protein LOC115745760 isoform X2, with protein MVAIVAAATPRERLAGLVGSAKGSPDIPSKLGRLRDLKEDLLQDDPVLLAEFLPQLLDLLSDRFSPVRKFITQIIGEIGIKQLEFLPEMVPVLISVLDDESPPVARQAISCGIDLFRHTFERIAIQGLYTSDLDDSLESSWEWMLKFKDKVYSIAFQPGSDGIKLPALKFVQAIILLYTPDPNGSSEPPSDQRLEGNLLGFNASWLRGGHPILNVGDLATEASKNLVLLLDQLRSPTVKSLSYLKIVVLINSVSAIAKERPAYYGRILPVLLGLDPTSSVTKGAHVSGVRLALKNAFRSCLESTYPGVALWHDQLLDAVREMKDGPVVEQTLDQDYKINGSLEGKEEPSVSDEEKPSISPHDSTQISRGRKRVETEDHTFEVDVSGKRIKPSPSMSEESSNELNRKGRVYQEENASSGALSSKAESDSGTVHQLVAMFGALVAQGEKAVQSLEVIISTISADLLAEVVMANMCHLPSDRPKADEDEEGLQDVFSLSSAFPQISSILAAEQKPEKPDDLHVVAATNDVALQTDKTNEVESSISPTALPTSNDASAGTETGSVMLSIDIHEDRNLESEIPGLASSSHSAGHSENRPDSSLASMGIEDNGQEQDTSQSGKSLVESIPSISNDRYEELSPRPLVVDDNIPVSSSVTSVGLTSPVTLPKMSAPVIDLTDEQKDQLQKSAFTRIIETYKEVAVAGGSEARSSLLSYLGVEFPLELDPWILLHQHISSDYVNHEGHELTLHLLYRLFGEAEVERDFFSSTTASSSYESLLLNVAETLKDAFPPSDKSLNRLLGEVPHLPQSVLKLLGSLCSPGNVEKAEKELQAGDRVTQGLSAVWSLILLRPPIRDSCLKISLQSTVHHLEEVRMKAIRLVANKLYPLSSIAKRIEDFAKEMLLSVTSSGLLDKVALEGKDSDVERPLEERAMGEASNEDRSSDTSQLHAAESVAISEAQRCMSLYFALCTKRHSLFREVFVIYGGASTAAQQAIHRHTPILVRTMGPSSELLEIISDAPGGSENLLSQVLHSLTDGIVPSPELVLTVRKLYDSKLKDIEILMPILPFLPKDEVLLIFPRLVNLPIDKLQAALLRILTGSSHTDPLISPAEILIAIHGIDPDRDGIPLKKIIDACNACFEQRQMFTQPVVAKVLNQLVEQIPLPLLFMRTVLQAIGAFPALVDFVMEILSRLVSKQIWKYPKLWVGFLKCAASTKPQSFTVLLQLPPAQLENALNRMPALKEPLVAHASQPDIRSSLPRPLFIFRSLLVVLGIAPDSQAPSHVQASEAQTGDTGTSDKEVVNEKDSSNAS; from the exons ATTGCAATCCAG GGACTATATACTAGTGATCTGGATGATTCACTGGAGTCATCTTGGGAATGGATGTTGAAATTCAAGGATAAAGTATACTCAATAGCTTTCCAG CCGGGAAGTGACGGGATAAAGTTGCCAGCACTGAAATTTGTTCAAGCAATCATTCTACTCTATACGCCTGATCCTAATGGATCTTCGGAGCCCCCTTCAGATCAGCGCTTAGAAG GAAACTTGTTGGGCTTCAATGCATCATGGCTTCGTGGTGGTCATCCTATATTAAATGTTGGGGATTTGGCTACGGAAGCTAGCAAAAATCTTGTTTTATTGCTTGATCAGCTAAGGTCTCCAACAGTGAAATCTCTCAGTTATCTAAAAATCGTCGTGCTTATTAATAG TGTTTCTGCAATAGCCAAGGAAAGGCCTGCATACTATGGACGCATTTTGCCAGTTCTTCTTGGTTTGGATCCAACAAGTTCTGTTACAAAGGGTGCACATGTATCTGGAGTACGCCTTGCactaaaaaatgcttttcgttCCTGCTTAGAGAGCACCTATCCGGGTGTTGCACTG TGGCATGATCAGTTACTTGATGCCGTGAGGGAGATGAAAGATGGACCAGTAGTTGAGCAAACCCTTGACCAAGACTACAAGATAAATGGAAGTTTAGAAGGAAAAGAGGAGCCTTCAGTTTCTGAC GAAGAGAAACCATCTATATCACCCCATGATTCTACCCAAATTAGTAGAGGGCGGAAAAGAGTGGAAACAGAGGATCACACTTTTGAGGTGGATGTCTCTGGAAAACGAATCAAACCAAGTCCTAGCATGTCTGAAGAATCAAGTAATGAATTGAACAGAAAAGGCAGAGTCTATCAGGAAGAAAATGCTTCGAGTGGAGCACTCTCTTCCAAAGCAGAGAGTGATTCTGGAACTGTGCATCAACTGGTTGCCATGTTTGGTGCCTTGGTTGCTCAGGGTGAAAAAGCTGTTCAGTCTTTAGAGGTCATTATTTCCACTATATCTGCAGACTTGCTGGCTGAGGTGGTCATGGCAAATATGTGTCATCTCCCTTCTGATCGCCCTAAAGccgatgaagatgaagaggggCTGCAGGATGTTTTTTCACTTTCCAGTGCTTTTCCACAGATATCTTCTATACTGGCTGCTGAACAG AAGCCTGAGAAGCCAGATGATCTTCATGTGGTGGCAGCAACAAATGATGTTGCTCTTCAAACGGATAAAACTAATGAGGTTGAGAGTTCTATTTCGCCAACTGCTTTGCCAACTTCCAATGATGCTTCAGCTGGAACAGAAACGGGCTCCGTGATGCTATCGATTGATATCCATGAAGATAGAAACTTAGAGAGTGAAATACCTGGTCTTGCTTCATCCAGCCATAGTGCTGGGCACTCAGAAAACCGGCCTGATTCCTCATTAGCATCCATGGGTATTGAAGATAATGGTCAAGAGCAAGATACGAGTCAATCGGGGAAATCATTAGTAGAGTCAATTCCATCAATTTCAAACGATAGATATGAGGAGCTTAGCCCCAGACCGCTGGTTGTTGATGACAACATTCCAGTCTCCTCATCTGTAACTTCTGTTGGATTAACTTCTCCTGTTACGTTACCCAAGATGTCAGCCCCTGTTATTGATTTGACTGATGAACAGAAAGATCAGTTGCAGAAATCAGCATTCACCCGCATTATTGAGACATATAAGGAAGTTGCAGTGGCTGGAGGTTCAGAAGCTCGCTCTTCTTTGCTTTCTTATCTGGGAGTTGAG TTTCCCTTGGAGTTAGACCCATGGATACTGCTACATCAGCATATATCATCAGATTATGTGAATCATGAG gGACATGAGTTGACACTGCATCTCCTCTACAGATTATTTGGGGAGGCAGAAGTGGAACGTGACTTTTTCTCTTCTACAACTGCTTCCTCTTCTTACGAATCACTGCTTTTAAATGTG GCAGAAACATTGAAAGATGCTTTTCCACCTTCTGACAAATCTCTGAACAGATTGCTTGGTGAAGTTCCTCATCTTCCGCAGTCAGTTTTGAAATTATTAGGTAGCTTATGCTCTCCTGGTAATGTGGAAAAGGCCGAGAAGGAGCTACAGGCTGGAGATCGGGTCACTCAGGGTCTGAGTGCTGTTTGGAGTCTTATCTTGCTCCGCCCTCCAATTCGAGATTCTTGCttgaaaatctctttgcag AGTACAGTTCATCACTTGGAGGAAGTCCGCATGAAGGCAATCCGTCTG GTAGCAAACAAACTGTATCCTTTATCATCCATTGCTAAAAGAATAGAAGACTTTGCAAAGGAAATGTTGCTTTCAGTGACTAGCTCTGGGCTTCTGGACAAAGTGGCACTTGAAGGGAAG GATTCTGATGTAGAAAGACCTTTGGAAGAACGTGCAATGGGGGAAGCAAGCAATGAGGATAGATCATCTGATACTAGCCAATTGCATGCTGCAGAAAGCGTAGCCATCTCTGAGGCCCAGCGCTGCATGTCCTTGTATTTTGCCCTTTGCACAAAG AGACACTCTCTTTTTCGCGAAGTATTTGTTATCTATGGAGGTGCATCTACGGCAGCACAGCAG GCAATTCACCGTCATACCCCTATTTTAGTCCGAACAATGGGGCCGTCATCTGAACTTCTTGAAATAATATCAGATGCTCCTGGAGGAAGTGAAAACCTCCTGTCTCAG GTTTTACACTCCCTGACAGATGGGATAGTTCCTTCTCCTGAATTAGTACTTACCGTGAGGAAGTTATACGATTCCAAATTAAAG GATATAGAGATTCTAATGCCTATTTTGCCATTCTTACCAAAAGACGAG GTGTTGCTAATATTTCCACGGCTTGTCAATCTTCCAATTGATAAATTGCAAGCTGCGCTTCTTCGTATATTAACG GGATCATCTCATACAGATCCTCTAATAAGTCCTGCGGAAATTTTGATTGCTATCCACGGGATTGACCCTGACAGGGATGGGATTCCCTTGAAGAAG ATCATAGATGCATGCAATGCTTGCTTTGAGCAACGGCAGATGTTCACGCAACCAGTGGTCGCAAAGGTTTTGAATCAACTG GTTGAACAGATTCCTCTTCCTTTGTTGTTCATGCGAACTGTTTTACAAGCAATAGGTGCCTTTCCTGCGTTG GTGGATTTTGTAATGGAGATTCTTTCCCGCCTCGTGAGCAAGCAG ATATGGAAATATCCTAAACTGTGGGTGGGATTTTTGAAGTGCGCTGCCTCGACGAAGCCTCAGTCATTTACTGTGCTACTACAG CTGCCTCCTGCACAGTTGGAGAATGCCCTGAATAGGATGCCAGCACTCAAGGAACCTTTGGTAGCTCATGCCTCCCAGCCTGACATACGCTCCTCTCTTCCCAG GCCATTGTTCATCTTCAGGTCTCTTCTAGTTGTTTTGGGAATTGCTCCAGATTCGCAAGCTCCAAGTCATGTGCAAGCAAGTGAGGCTCAGACAGGGGATACTGGCACTTCAGATAAAGAAGTTGTAAATGAGAAGGATTCATCAAATGCTAGCTAA
- the LOC115745760 gene encoding symplekin isoform X1 — translation MVAIVAAATPRERLAGLVGSAKGSPDIPSKLGRLRDLKEDLLQDDPVLLAEFLPQLLDLLSDRFSPVRKFITQIIGEIGIKQLEFLPEMVPVLISVLDDESPPVARQAISCGIDLFRHTFERIAIQGLYTSDLDDSLESSWEWMLKFKDKVYSIAFQPGSDGIKLPALKFVQAIILLYTPDPNGSSEPPSDQRLEGNLLGFNASWLRGGHPILNVGDLATEASKNLVLLLDQLRSPTVKSLSYLKIVVLINSVSAIAKERPAYYGRILPVLLGLDPTSSVTKGAHVSGVRLALKNAFRSCLESTYPGVALWHDQLLDAVREMKDGPVVEQTLDQDYKINGSLEGKEEPSVSDEEKPSISPHDSTQISRGRKRVETEDHTFEVDVSGKRIKPSPSMSEESSNELNRKGRVYQEENASSGALSSKAESDSGTVHQLVAMFGALVAQGEKAVQSLEVIISTISADLLAEVVMANMCHLPSDRPKADEDEEGLQDVFSLSSAFPQISSILAAEQLQKPEKPDDLHVVAATNDVALQTDKTNEVESSISPTALPTSNDASAGTETGSVMLSIDIHEDRNLESEIPGLASSSHSAGHSENRPDSSLASMGIEDNGQEQDTSQSGKSLVESIPSISNDRYEELSPRPLVVDDNIPVSSSVTSVGLTSPVTLPKMSAPVIDLTDEQKDQLQKSAFTRIIETYKEVAVAGGSEARSSLLSYLGVEFPLELDPWILLHQHISSDYVNHEGHELTLHLLYRLFGEAEVERDFFSSTTASSSYESLLLNVAETLKDAFPPSDKSLNRLLGEVPHLPQSVLKLLGSLCSPGNVEKAEKELQAGDRVTQGLSAVWSLILLRPPIRDSCLKISLQSTVHHLEEVRMKAIRLVANKLYPLSSIAKRIEDFAKEMLLSVTSSGLLDKVALEGKDSDVERPLEERAMGEASNEDRSSDTSQLHAAESVAISEAQRCMSLYFALCTKRHSLFREVFVIYGGASTAAQQAIHRHTPILVRTMGPSSELLEIISDAPGGSENLLSQVLHSLTDGIVPSPELVLTVRKLYDSKLKDIEILMPILPFLPKDEVLLIFPRLVNLPIDKLQAALLRILTGSSHTDPLISPAEILIAIHGIDPDRDGIPLKKIIDACNACFEQRQMFTQPVVAKVLNQLVEQIPLPLLFMRTVLQAIGAFPALVDFVMEILSRLVSKQIWKYPKLWVGFLKCAASTKPQSFTVLLQLPPAQLENALNRMPALKEPLVAHASQPDIRSSLPRPLFIFRSLLVVLGIAPDSQAPSHVQASEAQTGDTGTSDKEVVNEKDSSNAS, via the exons ATTGCAATCCAG GGACTATATACTAGTGATCTGGATGATTCACTGGAGTCATCTTGGGAATGGATGTTGAAATTCAAGGATAAAGTATACTCAATAGCTTTCCAG CCGGGAAGTGACGGGATAAAGTTGCCAGCACTGAAATTTGTTCAAGCAATCATTCTACTCTATACGCCTGATCCTAATGGATCTTCGGAGCCCCCTTCAGATCAGCGCTTAGAAG GAAACTTGTTGGGCTTCAATGCATCATGGCTTCGTGGTGGTCATCCTATATTAAATGTTGGGGATTTGGCTACGGAAGCTAGCAAAAATCTTGTTTTATTGCTTGATCAGCTAAGGTCTCCAACAGTGAAATCTCTCAGTTATCTAAAAATCGTCGTGCTTATTAATAG TGTTTCTGCAATAGCCAAGGAAAGGCCTGCATACTATGGACGCATTTTGCCAGTTCTTCTTGGTTTGGATCCAACAAGTTCTGTTACAAAGGGTGCACATGTATCTGGAGTACGCCTTGCactaaaaaatgcttttcgttCCTGCTTAGAGAGCACCTATCCGGGTGTTGCACTG TGGCATGATCAGTTACTTGATGCCGTGAGGGAGATGAAAGATGGACCAGTAGTTGAGCAAACCCTTGACCAAGACTACAAGATAAATGGAAGTTTAGAAGGAAAAGAGGAGCCTTCAGTTTCTGAC GAAGAGAAACCATCTATATCACCCCATGATTCTACCCAAATTAGTAGAGGGCGGAAAAGAGTGGAAACAGAGGATCACACTTTTGAGGTGGATGTCTCTGGAAAACGAATCAAACCAAGTCCTAGCATGTCTGAAGAATCAAGTAATGAATTGAACAGAAAAGGCAGAGTCTATCAGGAAGAAAATGCTTCGAGTGGAGCACTCTCTTCCAAAGCAGAGAGTGATTCTGGAACTGTGCATCAACTGGTTGCCATGTTTGGTGCCTTGGTTGCTCAGGGTGAAAAAGCTGTTCAGTCTTTAGAGGTCATTATTTCCACTATATCTGCAGACTTGCTGGCTGAGGTGGTCATGGCAAATATGTGTCATCTCCCTTCTGATCGCCCTAAAGccgatgaagatgaagaggggCTGCAGGATGTTTTTTCACTTTCCAGTGCTTTTCCACAGATATCTTCTATACTGGCTGCTGAACAG CTGCAGAAGCCTGAGAAGCCAGATGATCTTCATGTGGTGGCAGCAACAAATGATGTTGCTCTTCAAACGGATAAAACTAATGAGGTTGAGAGTTCTATTTCGCCAACTGCTTTGCCAACTTCCAATGATGCTTCAGCTGGAACAGAAACGGGCTCCGTGATGCTATCGATTGATATCCATGAAGATAGAAACTTAGAGAGTGAAATACCTGGTCTTGCTTCATCCAGCCATAGTGCTGGGCACTCAGAAAACCGGCCTGATTCCTCATTAGCATCCATGGGTATTGAAGATAATGGTCAAGAGCAAGATACGAGTCAATCGGGGAAATCATTAGTAGAGTCAATTCCATCAATTTCAAACGATAGATATGAGGAGCTTAGCCCCAGACCGCTGGTTGTTGATGACAACATTCCAGTCTCCTCATCTGTAACTTCTGTTGGATTAACTTCTCCTGTTACGTTACCCAAGATGTCAGCCCCTGTTATTGATTTGACTGATGAACAGAAAGATCAGTTGCAGAAATCAGCATTCACCCGCATTATTGAGACATATAAGGAAGTTGCAGTGGCTGGAGGTTCAGAAGCTCGCTCTTCTTTGCTTTCTTATCTGGGAGTTGAG TTTCCCTTGGAGTTAGACCCATGGATACTGCTACATCAGCATATATCATCAGATTATGTGAATCATGAG gGACATGAGTTGACACTGCATCTCCTCTACAGATTATTTGGGGAGGCAGAAGTGGAACGTGACTTTTTCTCTTCTACAACTGCTTCCTCTTCTTACGAATCACTGCTTTTAAATGTG GCAGAAACATTGAAAGATGCTTTTCCACCTTCTGACAAATCTCTGAACAGATTGCTTGGTGAAGTTCCTCATCTTCCGCAGTCAGTTTTGAAATTATTAGGTAGCTTATGCTCTCCTGGTAATGTGGAAAAGGCCGAGAAGGAGCTACAGGCTGGAGATCGGGTCACTCAGGGTCTGAGTGCTGTTTGGAGTCTTATCTTGCTCCGCCCTCCAATTCGAGATTCTTGCttgaaaatctctttgcag AGTACAGTTCATCACTTGGAGGAAGTCCGCATGAAGGCAATCCGTCTG GTAGCAAACAAACTGTATCCTTTATCATCCATTGCTAAAAGAATAGAAGACTTTGCAAAGGAAATGTTGCTTTCAGTGACTAGCTCTGGGCTTCTGGACAAAGTGGCACTTGAAGGGAAG GATTCTGATGTAGAAAGACCTTTGGAAGAACGTGCAATGGGGGAAGCAAGCAATGAGGATAGATCATCTGATACTAGCCAATTGCATGCTGCAGAAAGCGTAGCCATCTCTGAGGCCCAGCGCTGCATGTCCTTGTATTTTGCCCTTTGCACAAAG AGACACTCTCTTTTTCGCGAAGTATTTGTTATCTATGGAGGTGCATCTACGGCAGCACAGCAG GCAATTCACCGTCATACCCCTATTTTAGTCCGAACAATGGGGCCGTCATCTGAACTTCTTGAAATAATATCAGATGCTCCTGGAGGAAGTGAAAACCTCCTGTCTCAG GTTTTACACTCCCTGACAGATGGGATAGTTCCTTCTCCTGAATTAGTACTTACCGTGAGGAAGTTATACGATTCCAAATTAAAG GATATAGAGATTCTAATGCCTATTTTGCCATTCTTACCAAAAGACGAG GTGTTGCTAATATTTCCACGGCTTGTCAATCTTCCAATTGATAAATTGCAAGCTGCGCTTCTTCGTATATTAACG GGATCATCTCATACAGATCCTCTAATAAGTCCTGCGGAAATTTTGATTGCTATCCACGGGATTGACCCTGACAGGGATGGGATTCCCTTGAAGAAG ATCATAGATGCATGCAATGCTTGCTTTGAGCAACGGCAGATGTTCACGCAACCAGTGGTCGCAAAGGTTTTGAATCAACTG GTTGAACAGATTCCTCTTCCTTTGTTGTTCATGCGAACTGTTTTACAAGCAATAGGTGCCTTTCCTGCGTTG GTGGATTTTGTAATGGAGATTCTTTCCCGCCTCGTGAGCAAGCAG ATATGGAAATATCCTAAACTGTGGGTGGGATTTTTGAAGTGCGCTGCCTCGACGAAGCCTCAGTCATTTACTGTGCTACTACAG CTGCCTCCTGCACAGTTGGAGAATGCCCTGAATAGGATGCCAGCACTCAAGGAACCTTTGGTAGCTCATGCCTCCCAGCCTGACATACGCTCCTCTCTTCCCAG GCCATTGTTCATCTTCAGGTCTCTTCTAGTTGTTTTGGGAATTGCTCCAGATTCGCAAGCTCCAAGTCATGTGCAAGCAAGTGAGGCTCAGACAGGGGATACTGGCACTTCAGATAAAGAAGTTGTAAATGAGAAGGATTCATCAAATGCTAGCTAA
- the LOC115745760 gene encoding symplekin isoform X3 — protein sequence MVAIVAAATPRERLAGLVGSAKGSPDIPSKLGRLRDLKEDLLQDDPVLLAEFLPQLLDLLSDRFSPVRKFITQIIGEIGIKQLEFLPEMVPVLISVLDDESPPVARQAISCGIDLFRHTFERIAIQGLYTSDLDDSLESSWEWMLKFKDKVYSIAFQPGSDGIKLPALKFVQAIILLYTPDPNGSSEPPSDQRLEGNLLGFNASWLRGGHPILNVGDLATEASKNLVLLLDQLRSPTVKSLSYLKIVVLINSVSAIAKERPAYYGRILPVLLGLDPTSSVTKGAHVSGVRLALKNAFRSCLESTYPGVALWHDQLLDAVREMKDGPVVEQTLDQDYKINGSLEGKEEPSVSDEEKPSISPHDSTQISRGRKRVETEDHTFEVDVSGKRIKPSPSMSEESSNELNRKGRVYQEENASSGALSSKAESDSGTVHQLVAMFGALVAQGEKAVQSLEVIISTISADLLAEVVMANMCHLPSDRPKADEDEEGLQDVFSLSSAFPQISSILAAEQLQKPEKPDDLHVVAATNDVALQTDKTNEVESSISPTALPTSNDASAGTETGSVMLSIDIHEDRNLESEIPGLASSSHSAGHSENRPDSSLASMGIEDNGQEQDTSQSGKSLVESIPSISNDRYEELSPRPLVVDDNIPVSSSVTSVGLTSPVTLPKMSAPVIDLTDEQKDQLQKSAFTRIIETYKEVAVAGGSEARSSLLSYLGVEFPLELDPWILLHQHISSDYVNHEGHELTLHLLYRLFGEAEVERDFFSSTTASSSYESLLLNVAETLKDAFPPSDKSLNRLLGEVPHLPQSVLKLLGSLCSPGNVEKAEKELQAGDRVTQGLSAVWSLILLRPPIRDSCLKISLQSTVHHLEEVRMKAIRLVANKLYPLSSIAKRIEDFAKEMLLSVTSSGLLDKVALEGKDSDVERPLEERAMGEASNEDRSSDTSQLHAAESVAISEAQRCMSLYFALCTKRHSLFREVFVIYGGASTAAQQAIHRHTPILVRTMGPSSELLEIISDAPGGSENLLSQVLHSLTDGIVPSPELVLTVRKLYDSKLKDIEILMPILPFLPKDEVLLIFPRLVNLPIDKLQAALLRILTGSSHTDPLISPAEILIAIHGIDPDRDGIPLKKIIDACNACFEQRQMFTQPVVAKVLNQLVEQIPLPLLFMRTVLQAIGAFPALVDFVMEILSRLVSKQIWKYPKLWVGFLKCAASTKPQSFTVLLQLPPAQLENALNRMPALKEPLVAHASQPDIRSSLPRSLLVVLGIAPDSQAPSHVQASEAQTGDTGTSDKEVVNEKDSSNAS from the exons ATTGCAATCCAG GGACTATATACTAGTGATCTGGATGATTCACTGGAGTCATCTTGGGAATGGATGTTGAAATTCAAGGATAAAGTATACTCAATAGCTTTCCAG CCGGGAAGTGACGGGATAAAGTTGCCAGCACTGAAATTTGTTCAAGCAATCATTCTACTCTATACGCCTGATCCTAATGGATCTTCGGAGCCCCCTTCAGATCAGCGCTTAGAAG GAAACTTGTTGGGCTTCAATGCATCATGGCTTCGTGGTGGTCATCCTATATTAAATGTTGGGGATTTGGCTACGGAAGCTAGCAAAAATCTTGTTTTATTGCTTGATCAGCTAAGGTCTCCAACAGTGAAATCTCTCAGTTATCTAAAAATCGTCGTGCTTATTAATAG TGTTTCTGCAATAGCCAAGGAAAGGCCTGCATACTATGGACGCATTTTGCCAGTTCTTCTTGGTTTGGATCCAACAAGTTCTGTTACAAAGGGTGCACATGTATCTGGAGTACGCCTTGCactaaaaaatgcttttcgttCCTGCTTAGAGAGCACCTATCCGGGTGTTGCACTG TGGCATGATCAGTTACTTGATGCCGTGAGGGAGATGAAAGATGGACCAGTAGTTGAGCAAACCCTTGACCAAGACTACAAGATAAATGGAAGTTTAGAAGGAAAAGAGGAGCCTTCAGTTTCTGAC GAAGAGAAACCATCTATATCACCCCATGATTCTACCCAAATTAGTAGAGGGCGGAAAAGAGTGGAAACAGAGGATCACACTTTTGAGGTGGATGTCTCTGGAAAACGAATCAAACCAAGTCCTAGCATGTCTGAAGAATCAAGTAATGAATTGAACAGAAAAGGCAGAGTCTATCAGGAAGAAAATGCTTCGAGTGGAGCACTCTCTTCCAAAGCAGAGAGTGATTCTGGAACTGTGCATCAACTGGTTGCCATGTTTGGTGCCTTGGTTGCTCAGGGTGAAAAAGCTGTTCAGTCTTTAGAGGTCATTATTTCCACTATATCTGCAGACTTGCTGGCTGAGGTGGTCATGGCAAATATGTGTCATCTCCCTTCTGATCGCCCTAAAGccgatgaagatgaagaggggCTGCAGGATGTTTTTTCACTTTCCAGTGCTTTTCCACAGATATCTTCTATACTGGCTGCTGAACAG CTGCAGAAGCCTGAGAAGCCAGATGATCTTCATGTGGTGGCAGCAACAAATGATGTTGCTCTTCAAACGGATAAAACTAATGAGGTTGAGAGTTCTATTTCGCCAACTGCTTTGCCAACTTCCAATGATGCTTCAGCTGGAACAGAAACGGGCTCCGTGATGCTATCGATTGATATCCATGAAGATAGAAACTTAGAGAGTGAAATACCTGGTCTTGCTTCATCCAGCCATAGTGCTGGGCACTCAGAAAACCGGCCTGATTCCTCATTAGCATCCATGGGTATTGAAGATAATGGTCAAGAGCAAGATACGAGTCAATCGGGGAAATCATTAGTAGAGTCAATTCCATCAATTTCAAACGATAGATATGAGGAGCTTAGCCCCAGACCGCTGGTTGTTGATGACAACATTCCAGTCTCCTCATCTGTAACTTCTGTTGGATTAACTTCTCCTGTTACGTTACCCAAGATGTCAGCCCCTGTTATTGATTTGACTGATGAACAGAAAGATCAGTTGCAGAAATCAGCATTCACCCGCATTATTGAGACATATAAGGAAGTTGCAGTGGCTGGAGGTTCAGAAGCTCGCTCTTCTTTGCTTTCTTATCTGGGAGTTGAG TTTCCCTTGGAGTTAGACCCATGGATACTGCTACATCAGCATATATCATCAGATTATGTGAATCATGAG gGACATGAGTTGACACTGCATCTCCTCTACAGATTATTTGGGGAGGCAGAAGTGGAACGTGACTTTTTCTCTTCTACAACTGCTTCCTCTTCTTACGAATCACTGCTTTTAAATGTG GCAGAAACATTGAAAGATGCTTTTCCACCTTCTGACAAATCTCTGAACAGATTGCTTGGTGAAGTTCCTCATCTTCCGCAGTCAGTTTTGAAATTATTAGGTAGCTTATGCTCTCCTGGTAATGTGGAAAAGGCCGAGAAGGAGCTACAGGCTGGAGATCGGGTCACTCAGGGTCTGAGTGCTGTTTGGAGTCTTATCTTGCTCCGCCCTCCAATTCGAGATTCTTGCttgaaaatctctttgcag AGTACAGTTCATCACTTGGAGGAAGTCCGCATGAAGGCAATCCGTCTG GTAGCAAACAAACTGTATCCTTTATCATCCATTGCTAAAAGAATAGAAGACTTTGCAAAGGAAATGTTGCTTTCAGTGACTAGCTCTGGGCTTCTGGACAAAGTGGCACTTGAAGGGAAG GATTCTGATGTAGAAAGACCTTTGGAAGAACGTGCAATGGGGGAAGCAAGCAATGAGGATAGATCATCTGATACTAGCCAATTGCATGCTGCAGAAAGCGTAGCCATCTCTGAGGCCCAGCGCTGCATGTCCTTGTATTTTGCCCTTTGCACAAAG AGACACTCTCTTTTTCGCGAAGTATTTGTTATCTATGGAGGTGCATCTACGGCAGCACAGCAG GCAATTCACCGTCATACCCCTATTTTAGTCCGAACAATGGGGCCGTCATCTGAACTTCTTGAAATAATATCAGATGCTCCTGGAGGAAGTGAAAACCTCCTGTCTCAG GTTTTACACTCCCTGACAGATGGGATAGTTCCTTCTCCTGAATTAGTACTTACCGTGAGGAAGTTATACGATTCCAAATTAAAG GATATAGAGATTCTAATGCCTATTTTGCCATTCTTACCAAAAGACGAG GTGTTGCTAATATTTCCACGGCTTGTCAATCTTCCAATTGATAAATTGCAAGCTGCGCTTCTTCGTATATTAACG GGATCATCTCATACAGATCCTCTAATAAGTCCTGCGGAAATTTTGATTGCTATCCACGGGATTGACCCTGACAGGGATGGGATTCCCTTGAAGAAG ATCATAGATGCATGCAATGCTTGCTTTGAGCAACGGCAGATGTTCACGCAACCAGTGGTCGCAAAGGTTTTGAATCAACTG GTTGAACAGATTCCTCTTCCTTTGTTGTTCATGCGAACTGTTTTACAAGCAATAGGTGCCTTTCCTGCGTTG GTGGATTTTGTAATGGAGATTCTTTCCCGCCTCGTGAGCAAGCAG ATATGGAAATATCCTAAACTGTGGGTGGGATTTTTGAAGTGCGCTGCCTCGACGAAGCCTCAGTCATTTACTGTGCTACTACAG CTGCCTCCTGCACAGTTGGAGAATGCCCTGAATAGGATGCCAGCACTCAAGGAACCTTTGGTAGCTCATGCCTCCCAGCCTGACATACGCTCCTCTCTTCCCAG GTCTCTTCTAGTTGTTTTGGGAATTGCTCCAGATTCGCAAGCTCCAAGTCATGTGCAAGCAAGTGAGGCTCAGACAGGGGATACTGGCACTTCAGATAAAGAAGTTGTAAATGAGAAGGATTCATCAAATGCTAGCTAA